One Actinosynnema pretiosum DNA segment encodes these proteins:
- a CDS encoding GntR family transcriptional regulator, which yields MAGRGRREGGRIGGPTSVTDLAATELRARVLTGRLALGQHLVEQAVADDVGVSRAALREALRVLERDGLVEHVPRAGWRVVTLTLRDAHEIVVLREHLEELAVDAGVPARPAPLARLDAAVRRMEAAADAADGAPAALDGLEFHRAFIGLPDNRRLTAAFETIAHPLGVLMSLNRGAHEEVETLHELAARHRRLCDLVAAGESGEVRRELRSHPTTAFLGRADLSADGAGPEALAWAAERMGR from the coding sequence GTGGCGGGGCGCGGCAGGCGCGAGGGCGGCCGGATCGGCGGTCCGACCAGCGTCACGGACCTGGCGGCGACGGAGCTGAGGGCGCGCGTCCTCACCGGGCGGCTGGCGCTGGGGCAGCACCTGGTGGAGCAGGCGGTGGCCGACGACGTCGGGGTGAGCCGGGCCGCGCTGCGCGAGGCGCTGCGCGTGCTGGAGCGCGACGGCCTGGTCGAGCACGTGCCGCGCGCGGGGTGGCGGGTGGTGACGCTGACGCTGCGGGACGCGCACGAGATCGTGGTGCTGCGCGAGCACCTGGAGGAGCTGGCGGTGGACGCGGGCGTTCCCGCCCGCCCGGCGCCGCTGGCCCGCCTGGACGCGGCGGTGCGCCGCATGGAGGCGGCGGCCGACGCGGCCGACGGCGCCCCGGCGGCCCTGGACGGCCTGGAGTTCCACCGGGCGTTCATCGGCCTGCCGGACAACCGGAGGCTGACCGCCGCGTTCGAGACGATCGCGCACCCGCTGGGCGTGCTGATGAGCCTGAACCGGGGCGCGCACGAGGAGGTGGAGACGCTGCACGAGCTGGCGGCGCGGCACCGGCGGTTGTGCGACCTGGTGGCGGCGGGGGAGTCGGGGGAGGTGCGGCGGGAGCTGCGGTCGCACCCGACGACGGCGTTCCTGGGCCGGGCGGACCTGTCGGCGGACGGGGCGGGGCCGGAGGCGCTGGCGTGGGCGGCGGAGCGGATGGGGCGCTGA
- a CDS encoding ABC transporter ATP-binding protein: MSTTLRAEDLVVRFGDHAAVDGVGLTVPTGSVTAVVGPNGCGKSTLLRALSRLLPADSGRVLLDGEDVRRTPPRAFARKVALLPQEPQAPDGLTVVDLVTRGRDPHRRWYDQWSRPDEEVVLDALRRTGLAELADRPLHTLSGGQRQRAWIALALAQRTDVLLLDEPTNHLDVAHQLDVLDAVTSLRGLTVVMVLHDLGLAARYAEHVVAMRDGRVVASGPVARVLTPALLREVFDVECGVLTDPETGRPVVVPRRVVR; this comes from the coding sequence ATGAGCACGACGCTGCGCGCCGAGGACCTGGTGGTGCGCTTCGGCGACCACGCGGCCGTGGACGGGGTCGGGCTGACCGTGCCGACCGGGTCGGTGACCGCGGTCGTGGGGCCCAACGGGTGCGGCAAGTCCACCCTGCTGCGCGCGCTCTCCCGGTTGCTGCCTGCGGATTCCGGCCGGGTGCTGCTGGACGGCGAGGACGTGCGCCGCACCCCGCCGCGCGCGTTCGCCCGCAAGGTCGCCCTGCTGCCGCAGGAACCGCAGGCGCCCGACGGGCTGACCGTGGTGGACCTGGTGACGCGCGGCCGGGACCCGCACCGCCGCTGGTACGACCAGTGGTCGAGGCCGGACGAGGAGGTCGTGCTGGACGCGTTGCGCCGCACGGGTTTGGCGGAGCTGGCGGACCGGCCGCTGCACACCCTGTCCGGCGGGCAGCGGCAGCGGGCGTGGATCGCGCTGGCGCTGGCGCAGCGCACCGACGTGCTGCTGCTGGACGAGCCGACGAACCACCTGGACGTGGCGCACCAGCTGGACGTGCTGGACGCGGTGACCTCGTTGCGGGGCTTGACGGTGGTGATGGTCCTGCACGACCTGGGACTGGCCGCCCGGTACGCCGAGCACGTGGTGGCGATGCGCGACGGCCGGGTCGTGGCGTCCGGTCCGGTGGCGCGGGTGCTGACGCCCGCGCTGCTGCGGGAGGTGTTCGACGTGGAGTGCGGCGTGCTGACCGACCCGGAGACCGGGCGGCCGGTGGTGGTGCCGAGGCGGGTGGTGCGCTGA
- a CDS encoding FecCD family ABC transporter permease: MSRDWRVLALGPVTARWRPRTALVTALALLAAAGFAVLSLGSGDFPLAPARVLDVLLGGGTRRERLIVLDLRLPRVVLAAVVGGMLAVSGAITQTVARNALASPDLLGVTAGAGTGAVAVLVLEGSAGGALRAVGVPAAALLGGLLAAGLTAALLTTTGATGLRPLLVGVGVSAFFGGITGWLLLAARVDDVERANAWLAGSLTGRGWTEVGGASLALLLVALALVPLSARIPAVQLGFPVASALGHRAGRVVVALLLCAVVLASVAASAVGPVGFVALVAPHLARLSCAAPRPPLAASAALGAGLLLAADLVARTAFAPITVPAGAVTAVVGAPFLVWSLVRSRRFPS, from the coding sequence GTGAGCCGGGACTGGCGGGTGCTCGCGCTCGGCCCGGTGACCGCCCGCTGGCGGCCCAGGACCGCGCTGGTGACCGCGCTCGCGCTGCTCGCGGCGGCCGGGTTCGCCGTGCTGTCGCTGGGTTCCGGCGACTTCCCGCTCGCGCCCGCCCGCGTGCTGGACGTGCTGCTGGGCGGCGGGACGCGGCGGGAGCGGCTCATCGTGCTGGACCTGCGGCTGCCCAGGGTGGTGCTGGCGGCCGTGGTCGGGGGGATGCTCGCGGTGTCCGGGGCGATCACGCAGACCGTGGCGCGCAACGCGCTGGCCAGCCCGGACCTGCTCGGCGTCACCGCGGGGGCGGGCACGGGCGCGGTCGCGGTGCTCGTGCTGGAGGGCTCGGCCGGTGGCGCGCTGCGCGCCGTGGGCGTGCCCGCCGCCGCGCTGCTCGGCGGGCTGCTCGCGGCCGGGCTGACCGCCGCGCTGCTGACCACCACCGGCGCGACCGGCCTGCGACCGCTGCTGGTCGGGGTGGGCGTGTCGGCGTTCTTCGGCGGGATCACCGGCTGGCTGCTGCTGGCCGCGCGCGTCGACGACGTGGAGCGCGCGAACGCCTGGCTCGCCGGGTCGTTGACCGGGCGCGGTTGGACCGAGGTGGGCGGGGCCTCGCTCGCGCTGCTGCTGGTGGCGCTGGCGCTCGTGCCGCTGTCGGCCCGGATCCCCGCCGTGCAGCTGGGTTTCCCGGTCGCGTCGGCGCTCGGGCACCGCGCGGGCCGGGTGGTCGTGGCGCTGCTGCTGTGCGCGGTCGTGCTGGCGTCGGTCGCCGCGTCCGCCGTGGGCCCGGTCGGGTTCGTGGCGCTGGTCGCCCCGCACCTGGCCCGCCTGTCCTGCGCCGCGCCACGTCCCCCGCTGGCCGCGTCCGCCGCGCTCGGCGCCGGGCTGCTGCTCGCCGCGGACCTGGTGGCGCGCACGGCTTTCGCGCCGATCACGGTCCCCGCGGGCGCGGTGACCGCGGTGGTCGGCGCGCCTTTCCTGGTGTGGTCGCTGGTCCGTTCCCGGAGGTTCCCGTCATGA